One genomic window of Prochlorococcus sp. MIT 0801 includes the following:
- a CDS encoding ABC transporter permease has protein sequence MKLIKPVSTLLTLIPSIAYIPILIEIIKGFHIGGLNIIFLFISSAIKPSLNEEVVKSAWEGLQITISTALTSWVISMLIGILLGVLSTDLFWKSIPKFSYLGKFIKYSLAIPRSIHEVVWGLLFIQILGLNIWVAIISIVIPYSALTARVISEQLDSFDIQPLIAVKKTGSDFMSSFITILIPKLIPIVSTYGSYRFECAIRSVTLLGIFGLGGIGTELYLTLKSFEFNEMWTCLWMLWLIMILLENFIRYLRCYLSDNISLKNSFLISISIFSLSLSLGISWLYNLNFEIFTPLNFSYLNLPSLVEIRNGFNTLPLFKLIITTILITFFASGIAIGTPPLLLVLFPGKFPLRVQNLIWIFFRLIPPPLTTILILLFTNPNISVAALSLGITHMGVMGRLLTDNILNQEKSIYRAIKSNGSSKKSATLYGILAPQSNSYLAYGAYRIDVILKETAIIGAVGGVGLGWQLQESLSSFNWAQVLIITATFSLLTMSGEFLFNTSQNYWLKNSTNNFIS, from the coding sequence ATGAAATTAATAAAACCAGTATCAACTTTATTAACATTAATCCCATCAATAGCCTACATTCCCATTCTAATAGAAATCATCAAAGGATTTCATATTGGGGGTCTAAATATCATATTTCTATTCATAAGCTCAGCAATAAAACCTTCGCTCAATGAAGAAGTAGTTAAAAGTGCATGGGAAGGACTTCAAATAACAATTTCTACTGCATTAACTAGCTGGGTTATAAGTATGCTTATTGGAATTCTTTTAGGTGTACTTTCTACAGATTTATTTTGGAAAAGTATTCCTAAGTTTTCTTATTTAGGTAAATTCATAAAATACTCATTAGCAATTCCAAGATCAATACATGAAGTAGTCTGGGGCCTGCTATTTATACAAATTTTAGGTTTGAATATTTGGGTGGCAATTATATCTATAGTCATTCCCTATTCAGCTTTAACAGCAAGAGTAATTTCAGAGCAACTAGATAGTTTTGACATACAACCTCTAATAGCAGTTAAGAAAACCGGATCTGATTTTATGAGCTCATTTATAACAATTCTAATACCAAAGTTAATACCTATCGTATCTACATATGGAAGTTACAGGTTTGAATGTGCAATTAGAAGTGTAACATTACTTGGAATATTTGGATTAGGAGGTATAGGAACAGAACTATATTTAACTTTAAAATCCTTTGAGTTCAATGAAATGTGGACTTGTTTGTGGATGCTTTGGTTAATTATGATTTTATTAGAGAATTTTATAAGATATTTAAGATGTTATCTATCTGATAATATTAGTTTGAAAAATTCTTTCTTAATTTCAATATCAATATTCTCACTATCTCTATCGTTAGGTATTAGTTGGCTTTATAATCTAAATTTTGAGATATTTACTCCATTAAACTTTTCGTATTTAAATTTACCTTCACTCGTAGAGATAAGAAATGGATTTAATACCTTACCTCTTTTTAAACTAATCATTACAACAATTTTAATAACTTTTTTCGCGTCTGGGATTGCAATAGGGACACCTCCTCTTTTACTAGTATTATTCCCAGGTAAATTCCCTCTAAGAGTTCAGAATCTTATTTGGATATTCTTTAGATTGATACCTCCTCCATTGACCACTATACTTATTCTTCTTTTTACTAATCCTAATATATCTGTAGCCGCATTATCACTAGGAATTACACATATGGGTGTAATGGGAAGATTACTTACAGATAACATACTAAATCAAGAAAAAAGTATTTATCGAGCAATTAAAAGCAATGGTTCAAGCAAGAAATCAGCAACACTTTATGGAATATTAGCCCCCCAAAGTAATAGTTACTTAGCTTATGGAGCATATAGAATTGACGTAATTCTAAAGGAAACAGCAATTATAGGTGCAGTCGGAGGAGTAGGATTGGGGTGGCAATTACAGGAATCACTAAGCTCATTCAATTGGGCACAAGTCTTGATAATAACTGCTACTTTCTCTTTATTAACAATGTCAGGAGAATTTTTATTTAACACTTCTCAAAATTATTGGTTAAAGAATTCAACTAACAATTTCATTAGTTAG
- a CDS encoding ATP-binding cassette domain-containing protein: MTKLLELKNISHSSKEIIRVQDINLTINQGEKIALIGKSGSGKSTLISIANGSLIPNEGDVLWKGSHINNISNIESSKIGTIWQDLSLIEELNVAQNINCGALGKHNFIWALKNLLGVLDKGLCQECLEAVSLPKKTIYSYINKLSGGQKKRIAIARLLRQEPEILLGDEPFSNLDPLLSKNILNLFINQKNYLRIKIPETILISLHQINLINNFNRVIGLKDGEIVIDREIHNINKSEFDWIF; the protein is encoded by the coding sequence GTGACTAAGTTACTAGAATTAAAAAATATAAGCCATAGCAGTAAAGAAATTATTAGAGTACAAGATATTAATTTAACAATAAATCAAGGCGAGAAAATAGCGCTTATTGGCAAAAGTGGCTCTGGCAAAAGTACATTAATATCGATCGCTAATGGATCACTAATCCCAAACGAAGGGGATGTATTATGGAAAGGTTCTCACATTAACAATATTTCAAATATTGAGTCGTCAAAAATAGGAACTATATGGCAGGATTTATCTTTGATAGAAGAGCTAAATGTCGCTCAGAATATAAACTGCGGTGCACTAGGTAAACACAATTTCATTTGGGCTTTAAAAAATCTTCTAGGAGTCTTAGATAAAGGTTTATGCCAAGAATGCCTAGAAGCAGTCTCTCTTCCTAAAAAAACTATTTATTCCTATATAAATAAACTTTCTGGTGGGCAAAAAAAAAGAATAGCAATTGCACGTCTTTTGAGACAGGAGCCAGAGATTCTTCTAGGAGACGAACCTTTCTCAAATTTAGACCCTTTATTGTCAAAAAATATCTTAAATTTATTTATTAATCAAAAAAATTATCTTAGAATTAAAATCCCTGAGACAATACTTATAAGTCTTCATCAAATTAATTTAATAAATAATTTCAATAGAGTTATTGGGTTAAAAGATGGAGAGATTGTAATAGATAGAGAAATTCATAATATTAATAAATCAGAGTTTGATTGGATATTTTAA
- a CDS encoding putative selenate ABC transporter substrate-binding protein: MRQASKLIKFTKIAIALLSIFNLSNICSLKAEEVLRIGAIPDQNPEHLNRLYKLLSSELSEQLNVQVRYKPVTNYAAAVTAFRTGNLDLVWFGALTGIQARLQIKGSKVIAQRDIDEKFHSIFIANKKSSIQKINNINDLKTLKGKRFTFGSESSTSGRLMPQYFLNKAGVQLKDFKGASPGFSGSHDSTLMLVQSGSYEAGALSEEVWKRNLEIGRADPSKVFVIWKTPSYHNYHWLAQGNLDKKFRKGFTKELTNVFLSFNEKSKKQKQVLELFSAKKFIISTNENYNKIEKVGRKIGKIK; this comes from the coding sequence ATGCGTCAAGCATCAAAATTAATCAAGTTCACTAAAATAGCTATTGCTCTTTTATCAATATTTAATTTATCTAATATTTGTTCATTAAAAGCAGAGGAAGTACTTCGCATTGGGGCGATACCAGATCAAAACCCAGAGCACCTGAATCGTCTATATAAACTATTATCCTCTGAATTAAGCGAGCAGCTCAATGTTCAAGTTCGTTATAAACCAGTTACTAATTATGCTGCAGCTGTAACAGCTTTTAGGACCGGGAATTTAGATTTAGTATGGTTCGGTGCTTTAACAGGTATACAAGCAAGACTTCAAATTAAAGGATCCAAGGTAATAGCACAAAGAGATATTGATGAAAAATTCCATAGTATTTTTATTGCAAACAAGAAAAGTTCAATCCAAAAGATAAATAACATAAACGACTTAAAAACACTAAAAGGTAAGCGTTTTACTTTTGGCTCTGAAAGTTCAACATCAGGAAGATTGATGCCACAATATTTTTTAAACAAAGCAGGTGTTCAACTTAAAGATTTCAAAGGTGCAAGCCCAGGTTTTAGTGGTAGCCACGATTCAACATTAATGCTTGTGCAAAGTGGTTCATATGAGGCAGGTGCTCTTAGCGAAGAAGTATGGAAGAGAAATCTTGAGATAGGACGCGCGGACCCCTCTAAAGTCTTTGTGATTTGGAAGACTCCTTCTTATCATAATTATCATTGGCTTGCTCAAGGAAACCTAGATAAAAAGTTCAGAAAAGGTTTTACGAAAGAACTTACAAATGTATTTTTAAGTTTCAATGAAAAGTCAAAAAAACAAAAACAAGTTCTCGAATTATTTAGCGCAAAGAAATTTATAATATCAACAAACGAGAATTATAATAAAATAGAAAAGGTAGGTAGGAAAATTGGAAAGATTAAGTGA
- a CDS encoding pyridoxal phosphate-dependent aminotransferase — MTEKSQISKRALSIKPSLTLEISAKAKALKAEGKNICSLSAGEPDFDTPEFIIEATLKALKDGKTRYGPAAGDPELREAIAQKQSNINKVPTNTDNVLVTNGGKQAIYNLFQVVLNPGDEVLIPSPYWLSYPEITLLAGAKPIKIKSSTKDNFKIDINSLEENVTEKTRLLIINSPSNPTGCVLTEQEMNTISEFLRRHPRIFLMSDEIYEFLISPNQVHHSFAKIAPDLKNRIFTVNGFAKAWAMTGWRIGYLTGNTEVIKKAIALQSQSTSNVCSFAQKGAIAALQGSKDCVHEMAEIYNKRRLLITERLKKIKNISFVPPSGAFYVFPEINLEDIDSISFCKLALEKVGLAIVPGIAFGDDKCIRISYASSNKMINDGVDRLEKLLNYF, encoded by the coding sequence ATGACTGAAAAATCACAGATATCTAAAAGAGCTCTCTCAATAAAACCTTCTCTAACTCTTGAGATCAGCGCAAAAGCTAAGGCTTTAAAAGCTGAAGGAAAAAACATTTGTAGTTTAAGCGCTGGAGAACCTGATTTCGATACCCCAGAATTTATTATCGAAGCCACTCTAAAAGCATTAAAAGATGGAAAAACTCGTTATGGACCTGCTGCTGGAGATCCAGAATTAAGAGAAGCCATTGCCCAAAAGCAATCAAATATTAATAAAGTTCCCACAAACACAGACAATGTTTTGGTAACAAATGGAGGGAAACAAGCAATATACAATTTATTTCAAGTAGTTTTAAATCCTGGAGATGAAGTTCTCATACCTTCACCATATTGGCTTAGTTATCCAGAGATAACCCTTTTAGCTGGTGCCAAGCCAATTAAAATTAAATCTTCAACTAAAGATAATTTCAAAATAGATATCAATTCTCTAGAAGAAAACGTAACTGAAAAAACAAGGTTATTAATTATCAACTCTCCCAGCAACCCAACAGGCTGCGTTTTAACAGAGCAAGAAATGAATACTATTTCTGAATTTTTAAGAAGACATCCAAGAATTTTTTTAATGAGTGATGAAATTTATGAATTTCTTATTTCTCCAAATCAAGTTCATCACAGTTTCGCAAAAATAGCACCAGATTTAAAAAATAGAATTTTTACAGTCAACGGTTTTGCCAAGGCTTGGGCAATGACTGGCTGGAGGATTGGATACCTAACAGGAAATACAGAGGTAATAAAGAAAGCCATTGCTTTACAAAGTCAAAGTACAAGCAATGTATGCAGTTTTGCTCAAAAAGGAGCTATTGCCGCACTTCAGGGCTCAAAAGATTGCGTTCATGAAATGGCAGAAATTTATAACAAAAGGAGATTATTGATAACAGAAAGACTAAAAAAAATAAAAAATATTTCTTTTGTCCCTCCTAGTGGAGCTTTCTATGTTTTCCCAGAAATTAATCTAGAGGATATCGATTCAATAAGTTTCTGTAAATTGGCACTAGAAAAGGTTGGCCTAGCAATAGTTCCAGGTATTGCTTTCGGTGATGACAAATGCATAAGAATCTCATATGCATCTTCAAATAAAATGATCAACGATGGAGTTGATAGGTTAGAAAAACTCTTAAATTATTTTTAA
- a CDS encoding VOC family protein, whose translation MNINFVIASENPKELSDFYAKVNSDKANKGLNATHYFISINNRSKIHFYRPNENHEWQRKGNSTSLCFQGEPSEDPSKMIERWISEILKIGGSVMGIPKLANFGAEQWILDPEGNKFLILVPYLSKGSDLDALM comes from the coding sequence ATGAACATAAACTTTGTAATTGCTTCTGAAAACCCTAAAGAATTGTCTGATTTTTATGCCAAGGTCAACTCTGACAAGGCAAATAAAGGTTTAAATGCAACTCATTATTTTATTTCAATAAATAATCGATCCAAAATACATTTTTATCGACCTAATGAGAATCATGAATGGCAAAGGAAAGGAAATTCAACCTCATTGTGTTTTCAAGGTGAACCTTCTGAAGATCCATCAAAAATGATTGAAAGGTGGATTTCTGAGATATTAAAAATAGGAGGTAGTGTTATGGGTATACCAAAATTGGCAAACTTTGGGGCTGAGCAATGGATTCTTGATCCAGAAGGTAATAAATTCTTGATTTTAGTTCCGTACCTCTCAAAAGGATCAGATTTGGATGCTCTGATGTGA
- a CDS encoding uracil-DNA glycosylase, which translates to MNKNSASDKDFSEVCNLSNSINKIVVSRGNPFAKLMIIGEAPGAKEEEIGEPFVGRSGKLLDKLLQNAGIDINKDVYFCNVVKCRPPQNRRPTKIEIQENLPWLYQQIKLVNPRVIVLVGATALEAILKIKSRISILRGEWINWEGKLVMPVFHPSYLIRNPSKEEGKPMSLTKSDFLKIKEKIDFL; encoded by the coding sequence GTGAATAAAAATAGCGCGTCTGATAAAGACTTTTCTGAAGTTTGTAATTTAAGCAATTCCATAAACAAAATCGTTGTATCCAGGGGTAACCCTTTCGCTAAGTTAATGATTATTGGAGAAGCTCCAGGAGCAAAGGAGGAGGAGATAGGAGAGCCTTTTGTAGGAAGGTCTGGAAAATTACTTGATAAATTGCTTCAAAATGCTGGAATTGACATTAACAAAGATGTTTATTTTTGCAACGTGGTCAAATGTAGACCACCCCAAAATAGACGCCCAACAAAGATTGAAATACAAGAAAATCTTCCTTGGTTGTATCAACAAATAAAACTTGTAAACCCCAGAGTAATAGTCCTAGTTGGAGCAACAGCATTAGAAGCTATTTTGAAAATTAAGTCTCGTATTAGTATCCTCAGGGGTGAATGGATTAATTGGGAGGGCAAACTTGTAATGCCTGTCTTCCATCCATCTTATTTAATTAGGAATCCATCTAAAGAGGAAGGAAAACCAATGAGTCTGACTAAATCTGATTTTTTAAAAATTAAGGAAAAAATTGATTTTTTATAA
- the ispG gene encoding (E)-4-hydroxy-3-methylbut-2-enyl-diphosphate synthase encodes MIATLAKNMEGNNLSQRYSTRIIRRDTRPVMVGDIGIGGDNPVRVQSMINEDTMDIQGATAAIRRLHEVGCEIVRLTVPTLASAKAVGEIKKLLASTYQPVPLVADVHHNGMKIALEVAKHVDKVRINPGLFVFEKPDPNRTEFTKDEIDAIKEKIIQKFQPIVNTLKEQNKALRIGVNHGSLSERMLFAYGDTPFGMVESAMEFIRICHSLDFHNIVISMKASRAPVMLAAYRMMADTMDKEGFNYPLHLGVTEAGDGDYGRIKSTVGIGTLLSEGIGDTIRVSLTEAPEKEIPVAYSILQAVGLRKTMVEYISCPSCGRTLFNLEEVVARVRDATQHLTGLDIAVMGCIVNGPGEMADADYGYVGKGVGTIALYRNRDEIKRVPEDEGVQALVDLIKEDGKWVDP; translated from the coding sequence ATGATTGCGACCCTGGCAAAGAATATGGAAGGAAATAATCTCTCTCAGCGATATAGCACCAGAATTATTCGTAGAGATACTAGGCCAGTAATGGTCGGTGATATTGGCATCGGTGGAGATAATCCAGTGCGTGTTCAATCAATGATTAATGAAGATACGATGGATATCCAGGGGGCAACGGCCGCAATAAGGAGATTGCATGAAGTTGGATGTGAGATTGTCAGATTAACAGTTCCAACTCTTGCAAGTGCAAAAGCTGTGGGGGAAATCAAGAAACTTCTAGCTAGCACTTATCAACCAGTTCCTTTGGTAGCGGATGTTCACCATAATGGAATGAAAATAGCTTTAGAAGTAGCTAAGCATGTAGATAAAGTTCGTATCAACCCTGGATTATTCGTTTTTGAAAAACCTGATCCCAATAGAACTGAATTTACTAAAGATGAAATTGATGCAATTAAAGAGAAGATCATACAAAAATTCCAACCAATTGTTAATACTCTTAAAGAGCAAAATAAGGCACTCAGAATAGGCGTTAATCATGGCTCTTTGTCTGAAAGAATGTTATTTGCTTATGGAGATACTCCATTTGGAATGGTTGAATCAGCTATGGAATTTATTCGAATATGTCATTCATTAGATTTTCATAATATTGTAATTTCGATGAAGGCTTCTCGAGCTCCCGTGATGCTTGCAGCTTATAGAATGATGGCTGACACAATGGACAAAGAGGGATTTAATTATCCTCTGCATTTGGGTGTAACGGAAGCGGGAGATGGGGATTATGGAAGAATTAAAAGTACAGTAGGGATAGGCACATTATTATCCGAAGGTATTGGAGATACCATTAGAGTCTCTTTAACAGAGGCACCCGAAAAAGAAATACCAGTTGCATATTCAATTTTACAAGCGGTTGGTTTGAGAAAAACCATGGTTGAATATATTAGTTGTCCTAGTTGTGGTAGAACATTATTTAATTTAGAGGAAGTTGTAGCAAGAGTTAGAGACGCTACTCAACATTTAACGGGTTTGGATATTGCTGTAATGGGTTGCATAGTTAATGGGCCTGGAGAGATGGCAGATGCTGATTATGGTTATGTAGGGAAAGGCGTTGGAACCATTGCTCTTTATAGGAATAGAGATGAAATTAAGAGGGTACCTGAGGATGAAGGTGTTCAGGCATTGGTTGATTTAATTAAAGAGGATGGTAAATGGGTAGATCCTTAA
- a CDS encoding S41 family peptidase, with translation MLKRFLKICLLIAICPSPSFSFQANSSTLITNNPKEIIDQVWQIIYRDFLDYSGKYKPEDWIKLRKEILSTKYFDNDEAYIAIKDMLTELDDPYTRFLDPKEFNEMRIDTTGELMGVGIQISLDEVTNQIVVVSPIEGTPAFLAGIKPNDIIVSIDGKPVEGLSIDSTVKLIRGKKGTKVELGIIRDEELLNISLIRDRIEINVVDSRINNTVSGAKIGYVRLKQFNARSPKEMSLSINKLEKQQPFGYVLDLRSNPGGLLEASIEIARQWINTGIIVSTKTKDGITDVRKAKSRALTNRPVVVLIDEGSASASEILSGAIKDNKRGVLVGKKTFGKGLVQSVRSLSDGSGLTVTVAKYLTPSGKDINKNGIEPDVRVDLLLNERNKLTNSDIGTLKDSQYVAAEKLLLKKFKIGSNKNSYNPLKSNLGYALKN, from the coding sequence ATGTTGAAGAGATTTTTAAAAATATGTTTACTTATAGCTATTTGCCCTTCACCTTCTTTTTCTTTCCAGGCTAATTCCTCTACTTTGATTACTAACAATCCAAAGGAGATTATTGATCAGGTATGGCAAATTATATATCGCGATTTTTTGGACTATTCAGGGAAATATAAGCCAGAAGATTGGATTAAATTAAGAAAGGAAATACTATCAACTAAATATTTTGATAATGACGAAGCATATATTGCCATTAAGGACATGTTGACAGAATTAGATGATCCTTATACCAGATTTTTAGATCCTAAAGAATTCAATGAAATGAGAATAGATACAACGGGTGAATTGATGGGAGTAGGTATTCAAATTTCTCTAGATGAAGTTACTAATCAAATTGTTGTTGTATCACCAATAGAGGGAACTCCAGCCTTCCTCGCAGGAATCAAACCGAACGATATAATCGTATCTATAGATGGTAAGCCTGTCGAAGGTCTGAGCATAGACAGTACTGTTAAACTTATTCGAGGTAAAAAAGGAACGAAGGTTGAACTAGGTATTATTAGAGACGAGGAGTTATTAAATATCTCATTAATACGAGATAGAATTGAAATTAATGTAGTTGATAGTCGAATAAATAATACAGTTTCTGGAGCAAAAATTGGTTACGTAAGGTTAAAACAATTCAATGCAAGATCTCCTAAAGAAATGAGTTTATCGATTAATAAATTAGAAAAACAACAACCTTTTGGTTATGTATTAGATCTTAGAAGTAATCCTGGTGGTTTGCTTGAGGCAAGTATTGAAATAGCGAGACAATGGATAAATACAGGAATTATTGTTAGTACTAAAACAAAAGATGGAATTACTGATGTTAGGAAAGCTAAAAGTAGAGCCTTAACTAACAGACCAGTTGTGGTTTTAATCGATGAAGGATCTGCGAGTGCTAGCGAGATTCTCTCTGGAGCAATTAAAGATAATAAAAGAGGAGTATTGGTTGGGAAAAAGACTTTTGGTAAGGGACTAGTTCAGTCTGTCAGGTCTCTTTCTGATGGCTCAGGTCTAACAGTTACGGTCGCAAAATATTTAACACCAAGTGGTAAAGATATTAATAAAAATGGCATAGAACCAGATGTTAGAGTTGATCTTTTGTTAAATGAAAGAAATAAATTAACAAATTCAGATATAGGAACTTTAAAAGATAGTCAATATGTTGCGGCTGAAAAGTTATTACTTAAAAAGTTTAAAATTGGCAGTAATAAAAATTCTTATAACCCCTTGAAATCAAATTTGGGTTATGCCCTGAAAAACTAG
- a CDS encoding DUF1543 domain-containing protein produces the protein MNLSLFIVVLGGRSLKSNIEIHDVRWVLGETIEDTFPELRKQWLGKKRGLHIDSYKCIKYIDGYQIIISKSNKDNLNSPKIEDLKLWFVNLGGYNPKKMYEEHEFKLVVAQKAIEAKKKAKKNWETTLKNKHNDDYSDINYIEQVDDLHPIKIKNWVIKLIPDVQKRDEKIIPDWYGYRRIDKLS, from the coding sequence GTGAATTTATCTCTTTTTATTGTTGTTTTAGGGGGAAGAAGTCTAAAAAGTAATATAGAAATACACGATGTAAGATGGGTTTTAGGTGAAACAATAGAGGATACATTCCCTGAGCTTAGGAAACAATGGTTAGGGAAAAAAAGAGGACTCCATATTGATAGTTATAAGTGTATTAAATATATAGATGGCTATCAAATAATCATTTCTAAATCTAATAAAGATAATTTAAATTCACCCAAAATAGAAGACTTAAAACTTTGGTTTGTTAATCTAGGTGGGTACAATCCTAAAAAGATGTATGAAGAACATGAATTCAAACTAGTTGTCGCACAAAAAGCTATTGAGGCAAAGAAAAAAGCCAAAAAGAATTGGGAAACAACTTTAAAAAATAAACATAATGATGACTACTCAGATATAAATTATATTGAGCAGGTGGACGATTTGCATCCTATAAAAATAAAGAATTGGGTAATAAAGCTGATCCCAGACGTTCAGAAAAGAGACGAAAAAATCATTCCTGACTGGTATGGATATAGGAGAATTGACAAGTTAAGCTAG
- the nadA gene encoding quinolinate synthase NadA — translation MNWKLITTVSYYKTDTSVSNKSKNLIDEINFLRKKRNAIILAHYYQEPAIQDIADFIGDSLELSRKASETNADVIVFCGVHFMAETAKILSPKKTVLLPDFDAGCTLADDCQPDDFQKFLDKHPDHFAISYVNCSAAVKAKSDLICTSSNAVDLVNKLPKDLPILFAPDRNLGRWVERQSGRKLTLWPGRCLVHETFNEESLIKLKIKNPTAEVLAHPECQENLLDLADFIGSTSKLLDYSQNSKKDKFIVLTEPGIIHQMRIKDPLKTYIEVPGLDGCSCNECPYMRMNTLEKVLNCLKEMNPELHMDEQIRSMAYKPLKKMLDMSN, via the coding sequence TTGAATTGGAAACTAATTACTACTGTTTCCTATTACAAGACTGATACATCAGTCTCAAATAAAAGCAAAAATCTCATTGATGAGATCAATTTTTTGCGTAAAAAAAGAAACGCTATAATTCTTGCTCATTACTACCAAGAGCCTGCGATACAGGATATTGCAGATTTTATTGGAGATTCTCTTGAGTTATCCAGAAAAGCTTCTGAAACAAATGCAGACGTCATTGTTTTTTGTGGAGTTCATTTCATGGCTGAGACAGCAAAGATCTTGAGTCCAAAGAAGACTGTTCTTCTTCCTGATTTTGATGCTGGATGCACACTCGCAGATGATTGCCAACCTGATGACTTCCAAAAATTCTTAGACAAGCATCCTGATCATTTTGCTATTAGCTATGTAAATTGCAGTGCAGCGGTGAAGGCAAAAAGTGACCTAATTTGTACTAGTAGTAATGCCGTTGATCTGGTAAACAAATTACCCAAAGATTTACCTATTTTATTTGCACCAGATAGAAATCTTGGCAGATGGGTTGAACGTCAAAGTGGCAGAAAATTAACCTTGTGGCCAGGCAGATGTCTCGTCCATGAAACTTTTAATGAAGAATCGCTTATAAAATTAAAAATCAAAAATCCAACCGCTGAAGTTCTTGCCCATCCTGAATGTCAAGAGAATCTTTTAGATTTAGCAGATTTCATTGGTTCAACAAGCAAATTGCTGGACTATTCTCAAAATAGTAAAAAAGATAAATTCATCGTGCTAACTGAGCCAGGCATAATTCATCAAATGAGAATAAAAGACCCTTTAAAGACATATATCGAAGTACCTGGACTAGATGGTTGTAGTTGTAATGAATGCCCATACATGAGAATGAATACCTTAGAAAAAGTATTAAATTGCCTAAAAGAAATGAATCCGGAGTTGCACATGGACGAACAAATTAGATCAATGGCCTATAAGCCACTGAAAAAAATGCTTGATATGAGTAATTGA
- a CDS encoding TIGR04168 family protein — MCWGSIEGNFQKNLTDIRIAIAGDLHGSWSQDDLDLLLELNPDGVLFVGDLSDGDLRIVRGINKISIPTSVVLGNHDRGRDGSGNVLQAQLDLLGEKNCSWNLSKWALKELSVVGARPCSGGGGFFLTPEVKSVFGEVSLDESVFRIVSAAKSAPLDFPLLILAHSGPVGLGSEASSLCGRDWKLPSMDWGDKDLGIAIDQIRKFRVPELVVFGHTHHQLRIGGNRTRKTFAQDLWGTSYLNAACVPRRGIDSAGENLCHLSWVEFSNNKLIHVSHRWFRKDASIAYKEILLNQEN, encoded by the coding sequence ATGTGTTGGGGCAGTATAGAGGGTAATTTCCAAAAAAATCTGACAGATATCCGAATTGCTATCGCTGGGGATTTACATGGCTCATGGAGTCAGGATGATCTAGATCTGCTTTTGGAACTGAATCCTGATGGTGTTTTATTTGTTGGTGACTTGTCAGATGGCGATTTAAGAATTGTTCGGGGAATAAATAAAATTTCTATACCCACTTCTGTAGTACTGGGAAATCATGATAGAGGTAGAGACGGATCTGGGAATGTTTTACAAGCACAGTTGGATTTGTTAGGTGAAAAGAATTGTTCATGGAATTTATCGAAATGGGCATTAAAAGAACTTTCTGTCGTTGGAGCTAGACCTTGCAGTGGTGGGGGAGGGTTTTTCTTAACACCAGAAGTTAAATCTGTATTCGGGGAGGTCAGCCTTGATGAATCTGTCTTTAGGATTGTTTCTGCGGCTAAGTCTGCACCATTAGATTTTCCTTTATTAATACTTGCTCATTCTGGACCAGTAGGTCTTGGATCAGAGGCTTCAAGCCTTTGTGGCAGAGATTGGAAATTGCCCTCAATGGATTGGGGGGACAAAGATCTTGGTATCGCAATTGATCAAATTCGTAAATTTAGAGTTCCAGAATTAGTCGTTTTTGGCCACACTCATCATCAATTAAGAATTGGGGGGAATCGAACTAGAAAAACTTTTGCTCAAGATTTATGGGGGACTTCATATTTAAATGCAGCGTGTGTTCCAAGAAGAGGTATTGATTCTGCAGGTGAGAATTTGTGTCATTTATCTTGGGTTGAGTTCTCTAATAACAAGCTTATTCATGTATCCCACAGATGGTTTAGGAAGGATGCATCAATTGCATATAAAGAGATTTTATTAAACCAAGAAAACTAG